Proteins encoded within one genomic window of Paraglaciecola psychrophila 170:
- the nagA gene encoding N-acetylglucosamine-6-phosphate deacetylase gives MQRFFAGSLFDGNTILKNQMITVEAGTISSIESAMLQDDAIQLSGLVAPGFVDVQVNGGGGVLFNNQPNLDTLLTMSRAHQQFGSTAILPTLITDDLVTMKLAANAVASAIAQNVKGIIGIHFEGPHLSQPKKGIHPTQHIRKISSEEMALFKRTDLGLVCVTLAPENVSVELIKELVQANIRVCLGHSNASSAQTFAALQAGAQGFTHLFNAMSPLQSREAGMVGAALLDSSSYCGLIVDHEHVDITSCQLAIKCKTPDRIMLVTDAMSHVGSEQIELQFAGMQISRQGNKLTIEGGRLAGSALDMATAVRNSIQNLHCSMQDALKMASTTPATFLGLQQQKGYLAPGFDADWVVLTNQYYVNSTYIAGEQVSP, from the coding sequence ATGCAGCGTTTTTTTGCAGGAAGTTTGTTTGATGGAAACACCATTCTAAAAAATCAAATGATTACTGTTGAGGCCGGCACCATTAGCTCAATTGAATCAGCAATGTTGCAAGATGATGCGATTCAATTATCTGGTCTAGTTGCTCCCGGTTTTGTGGATGTGCAGGTCAATGGTGGTGGTGGTGTATTATTTAATAATCAACCAAACCTAGATACCTTGCTCACTATGAGTCGTGCCCATCAACAATTTGGCAGTACCGCTATATTACCGACTCTTATTACTGATGATTTAGTGACTATGAAACTAGCAGCCAATGCCGTGGCATCTGCCATTGCCCAAAATGTTAAAGGCATAATAGGTATTCATTTCGAGGGACCTCATTTAAGTCAGCCCAAAAAAGGGATTCATCCAACGCAGCATATTCGCAAAATTAGTTCTGAAGAAATGGCCTTGTTTAAACGCACAGATCTGGGTTTAGTGTGTGTCACATTGGCCCCTGAAAATGTATCGGTCGAGTTAATTAAGGAGTTAGTGCAAGCAAATATAAGAGTGTGTTTAGGCCACTCGAATGCAAGTTCGGCCCAAACGTTTGCCGCACTTCAAGCAGGAGCTCAAGGCTTTACCCATTTATTCAATGCCATGTCGCCTTTGCAAAGTAGAGAAGCGGGCATGGTTGGGGCAGCATTATTAGACTCATCTAGCTATTGTGGTTTGATTGTTGATCACGAACATGTGGATATCACCAGTTGCCAATTAGCAATTAAATGTAAAACCCCCGACCGTATCATGCTGGTTACGGATGCGATGTCGCACGTAGGTAGTGAGCAAATAGAATTACAATTTGCTGGCATGCAAATCAGTCGCCAAGGTAATAAATTGACCATTGAAGGGGGGCGGTTAGCCGGTTCGGCACTTGATATGGCAACAGCCGTTCGTAACAGCATACAAAATTTACATTGCTCGATGCAAGATGCACTCAAGATGGCTTCTACTACACCAGCTACATTCCTAGGCTTGCAACAACAAAAGGGCTATTTGGCTCCGGGGTTCGATGCAGATTGGGTGGTATTAACCAACCAGTATTATGTAAATTCCACTTATATAGCGGGCGAACAAGTATCCCCTTAA
- a CDS encoding 3'-5' exonuclease, producing the protein MTQTCADSLVVLDFETTGLSPNMGDRAIEIGAVRLERGQVVDRFQALMNPGKPVSAFIENYTGITNRMLNRAAPCDEVMHEFSDFMGDSNLVAHNASFDKRFLDAELGRICRSYDGHFACSLLVARRVYQQAPNHKLGSLIAYKNIPSEGGFHRALYDSEMTAKLWMAMLDDISQIITTKVVPFRLIQKLSKTPKSGVNTLLLAQ; encoded by the coding sequence ATGACGCAAACCTGCGCCGACTCCCTTGTCGTACTTGATTTTGAAACTACTGGACTGTCACCTAACATGGGCGATAGAGCCATTGAAATAGGGGCGGTTCGTCTTGAGAGAGGGCAGGTGGTTGATCGTTTTCAAGCATTAATGAATCCTGGGAAACCTGTTAGTGCATTTATTGAAAATTATACTGGGATCACTAACCGCATGTTAAACCGAGCCGCTCCCTGTGATGAAGTCATGCATGAGTTTTCTGATTTTATGGGAGACAGTAATTTGGTTGCCCATAATGCGTCATTTGATAAACGTTTTTTGGATGCAGAGTTAGGTCGGATTTGTAGGTCGTATGATGGTCATTTTGCTTGCTCTTTATTGGTGGCCAGGCGTGTATATCAGCAAGCGCCTAATCATAAGCTAGGTTCACTGATTGCTTATAAAAACATTCCATCAGAGGGTGGCTTTCACCGAGCGTTATACGATTCAGAAATGACCGCGAAATTGTGGATGGCTATGCTGGATGATATTTCTCAAATAATAACAACCAAAGTCGTACCGTTTAGATTAATTCAAAAGCTCTCTAAAACACCTAAAAGTGGGGTGAATACATTGTTGCTAGCACAATAA
- a CDS encoding sugar MFS transporter produces the protein MQTIDTQQPKPSAFLPMLIIGMLFFVFGFVTWLNGALIPFLQIVCDLTESQALLVAFSFYIAYVVMALPMSWVLDKVGYKHAMCLGLVGIALGCLLFIPAAYSQQFAMFLVAQFIVGTGLTILQTASNPYIVKIGPQETAAVRISIMGLLNKFAGFLAPIVFTAIVLGEFTGVNAQSIAALSDAERVTQITALADGLILPYAYMAVALLVLAVLLKFSSLPDLVLEKPQSADAEAGSLKAYPQLILGVVALFLYVGVEVIAGDTIGLFGSQLGVANATSLTSYTMAFMVLGYLIGLMLIPRFIDQAQALAGSAILGLVLSVAVVFADVESSSISSFLWGWMGIAELPNAITLIAILGFANALVWPAVWPLALNGLYSLTARGSAWLIMGISGGAVLPLCYGLLADHFDNQSAYWMMIPCYSFILFYALKGHKIRQWS, from the coding sequence ATGCAGACAATCGATACACAGCAGCCTAAACCAAGTGCATTTTTACCTATGCTTATTATAGGTATGTTGTTCTTTGTATTTGGTTTTGTCACATGGCTTAACGGCGCCTTGATCCCATTTTTACAAATTGTCTGTGATTTAACAGAGTCCCAAGCCTTACTGGTAGCGTTTTCCTTTTATATTGCTTATGTAGTGATGGCGTTGCCCATGTCTTGGGTGTTAGACAAAGTAGGCTACAAACATGCTATGTGTTTAGGTCTAGTGGGAATAGCCTTAGGATGTTTACTCTTTATCCCAGCGGCCTATTCTCAGCAGTTTGCCATGTTTCTTGTGGCGCAGTTTATTGTGGGTACCGGGCTGACTATTCTACAAACGGCATCAAATCCCTATATTGTTAAAATTGGTCCACAAGAAACCGCAGCCGTGCGCATTTCTATTATGGGTTTACTGAATAAATTTGCTGGTTTTCTTGCACCCATCGTTTTTACTGCCATAGTGTTGGGTGAGTTTACAGGCGTAAATGCTCAGTCTATAGCAGCATTGTCAGATGCCGAACGTGTCACCCAAATTACCGCATTGGCTGATGGACTAATTTTGCCTTATGCTTATATGGCTGTTGCTTTACTAGTATTAGCTGTTTTATTGAAGTTTTCTTCATTGCCCGACTTAGTGCTTGAAAAGCCCCAATCTGCAGATGCAGAAGCGGGCAGCTTAAAGGCTTATCCACAATTGATACTCGGCGTGGTGGCTCTCTTTTTATATGTAGGAGTTGAAGTTATAGCCGGGGATACCATCGGCTTATTTGGATCGCAGTTAGGTGTGGCCAATGCCACATCGTTAACCTCTTATACTATGGCCTTTATGGTGCTAGGATATTTGATAGGCTTAATGCTTATACCACGTTTTATTGATCAGGCTCAGGCGTTAGCTGGCTCTGCTATTTTAGGTTTAGTTCTTAGTGTGGCGGTGGTTTTTGCCGATGTTGAATCGTCTTCAATCTCAAGTTTTTTGTGGGGCTGGATGGGTATTGCTGAATTACCTAATGCTATAACCCTGATCGCGATACTGGGTTTTGCGAATGCTCTAGTATGGCCTGCAGTTTGGCCCTTAGCCTTAAATGGTTTATATAGTTTAACCGCTCGTGGCTCAGCATGGTTAATTATGGGCATCTCTGGCGGCGCTGTTTTACCCCTTTGTTATGGTTTATTGGCAGACCATTTTGATAATCAGTCTGCCTACTGGATGATGATCCCCTGCTATAGTTTCATCCTCTTTTATGCCCTTAAGGGACATAAAATCAGGCAATGGTCTTAA
- a CDS encoding glucosamine kinase nucleotide-binding domain-containing protein, with the protein MTNSTDIFLGIDGGGTKCKARLEDVQGNLLAEATSGPANAAQHLIDSVAAVLEASEKAIANANIKGLTLNQIHAGIGLAGINIPQVKQTFLRQSLPFASWHITTDLHIACLGAHSGQDGAIVIVGTGSSGIAIHNSQQLEVGGHGFVVGDKGSGAWLGKMAVSHCLETLDGITPNNLLCEHVLSLLNCDNPYDLVSLTLEAKPAFYASIAPLILQLAASQQEDALLLVNQAATYINKLCHRLLIGNLDRISLIGGITQPLMPYLDNQLQAIIRPAKATPEQGAILYAKTKLT; encoded by the coding sequence TTGACTAATTCAACGGATATCTTTCTAGGCATTGATGGCGGAGGCACCAAATGTAAAGCTCGCTTGGAAGATGTACAGGGAAACCTTTTGGCTGAAGCTACCTCAGGTCCAGCAAATGCCGCGCAACATTTAATAGATTCAGTTGCAGCCGTGCTTGAAGCCAGTGAAAAAGCCATCGCCAATGCTAATATTAAAGGATTAACCTTAAACCAAATCCATGCTGGAATTGGCTTGGCTGGTATTAATATTCCCCAAGTTAAACAAACCTTTCTAAGGCAATCCCTGCCCTTTGCTAGTTGGCACATAACCACTGATTTACACATTGCTTGTCTTGGCGCTCATTCAGGTCAAGACGGAGCCATTGTGATAGTAGGAACAGGCTCATCTGGGATAGCTATCCATAACAGTCAACAGTTAGAAGTGGGAGGTCATGGTTTTGTCGTCGGCGATAAAGGCAGTGGCGCATGGCTTGGTAAGATGGCAGTTAGTCATTGCCTTGAAACATTGGATGGTATTACCCCTAACAATCTTCTTTGCGAACATGTACTGAGCTTACTTAATTGCGACAATCCTTACGACTTGGTTAGTTTAACTTTAGAGGCAAAACCGGCATTTTACGCATCAATTGCACCGCTGATACTACAACTCGCGGCAAGTCAGCAAGAAGATGCACTATTACTAGTTAATCAAGCTGCTACTTATATCAACAAGCTTTGCCATCGATTATTAATAGGTAACTTAGATCGCATATCTCTGATCGGCGGCATTACGCAACCCTTGATGCCTTATTTGGATAACCAACTACAGGCTATCATTCGGCCCGCTAAAGCGACGCCAGAGCAAGGCGCAATTCTATACGCCAAGACAAAATTAACTTAA
- the nagB gene encoding glucosamine-6-phosphate deaminase, giving the protein MQIIIYTNAQQVAESAALWVKELIKKKPAPVLGLATGNTPISLYKQLVEQHKSNSLSFKNVTTFNLDEYHHIDSTNPQSYRSFMNKNLFNHVDIDVNNTFLPSCAAGENPRVQGLAYEEKIKQQGGIDLQILGIGANGHIGFNEPTSSLSSRTRIKTLTQQTISDNSRLFKPDEKQPTMAMTMGIATIMDARYVLLMATGANKANAVKEMITGGVSAMCPASALQMHENAIILLDKAAASELSDQSYYQWADNENRKLIEDYGYFHNY; this is encoded by the coding sequence ATGCAAATTATTATTTATACCAATGCTCAACAGGTTGCCGAAAGCGCGGCACTATGGGTAAAAGAGCTGATTAAGAAAAAACCCGCCCCTGTATTAGGCTTAGCAACAGGTAATACACCCATTAGCTTATACAAACAGTTAGTTGAGCAGCATAAATCAAACAGCCTTAGCTTTAAAAATGTCACTACATTCAACTTAGATGAGTACCACCACATAGATTCAACTAACCCACAAAGCTATCGCAGCTTTATGAATAAAAATTTATTCAATCATGTTGATATTGATGTAAATAATACCTTTTTACCATCCTGTGCTGCAGGCGAAAACCCCAGAGTTCAAGGTTTGGCTTATGAAGAAAAAATCAAACAACAAGGCGGTATTGATTTACAAATTTTAGGTATCGGGGCTAATGGGCATATTGGTTTTAACGAACCAACCTCCAGCTTGTCATCCCGAACACGTATTAAAACCTTAACCCAACAAACAATCTCCGATAATAGCCGTTTATTTAAGCCCGATGAAAAACAACCCACCATGGCAATGACTATGGGTATTGCCACAATTATGGATGCACGTTATGTGTTGTTGATGGCTACTGGTGCTAACAAAGCCAATGCGGTTAAAGAGATGATTACCGGTGGTGTTTCGGCCATGTGTCCCGCTTCTGCACTACAAATGCATGAAAATGCAATTATCTTATTGGATAAAGCAGCCGCCAGTGAATTAAGCGACCAAAGTTACTATCAGTGGGCTGATAACGAAAATCGTAAGTTAATTGAAGATTACGGTTATTTTCATAACTATTAA
- a CDS encoding LacI family DNA-binding transcriptional regulator translates to MKMVLKTTMKTKTTIKDVAELAGVSFKTVSRVTNNEGSVRKETLQKVNDAILQLNYQPNNAARNLAGSKSYSLGYVYDNPNAYYVLDMQNGILAECRERGYELVIHPCSANNKNIIDELATMIKRSQLAGLIISPPLSEMPEVLDALDDMNIPFIRIISASEVSEESSPCVYINDRDAAFDITEHLIEEGHTKIAFLRGDESHRSSHERKIGYLNALRKHSLPIIDDYQIDGSYTFEFGVKGAKQLMSLAEPPTGIFSCNDEIAAGALFAVRLQGLNVPEDIAIAGFEDSPFSRQTWPMLTTAAQPTNTIARKAAASLIQHLVHLRSPKTNSDSIPHLHFRPQLVKRESTLSTSGK, encoded by the coding sequence ATGAAAATGGTGCTTAAAACAACAATGAAAACAAAAACTACCATTAAAGATGTGGCCGAATTAGCTGGCGTGTCTTTTAAAACTGTTTCCCGTGTAACCAATAATGAAGGGTCAGTTCGCAAGGAGACGCTGCAGAAAGTTAACGACGCTATTCTCCAATTAAACTATCAGCCTAATAACGCAGCAAGAAATTTAGCGGGAAGTAAATCTTACTCTTTAGGGTATGTGTACGACAACCCAAACGCCTATTATGTGCTGGATATGCAAAATGGAATATTGGCAGAATGCAGAGAACGCGGCTATGAATTGGTTATTCACCCATGTTCAGCCAATAACAAAAATATCATAGATGAATTAGCTACTATGATTAAACGCTCGCAATTAGCGGGATTGATCATCTCACCGCCATTGTCGGAAATGCCAGAGGTCCTTGATGCCTTAGATGATATGAATATTCCATTTATTCGTATTATCTCTGCCAGTGAAGTGAGTGAAGAATCGTCGCCCTGTGTCTATATTAATGACCGAGATGCCGCTTTCGATATCACCGAGCACTTAATAGAAGAAGGTCATACCAAGATAGCGTTTTTACGAGGCGATGAAAGTCACCGTTCAAGTCATGAGCGTAAAATAGGTTATTTAAATGCACTGAGGAAGCATAGTCTACCGATTATCGATGATTATCAAATTGACGGTTCTTATACATTTGAATTTGGTGTTAAAGGGGCTAAACAATTGATGTCTTTAGCAGAGCCACCTACTGGTATATTTTCCTGTAACGATGAAATCGCAGCAGGAGCGTTATTTGCAGTGCGTTTACAAGGACTTAATGTGCCAGAAGATATAGCCATTGCAGGTTTTGAGGACAGTCCATTTTCTCGTCAAACGTGGCCAATGTTAACCACCGCAGCACAGCCAACAAATACTATTGCGCGCAAAGCTGCTGCGTCTTTGATCCAACA
- the acs gene encoding acetate--CoA ligase, whose amino-acid sequence MTKMLYPVPEQAKQDSFLSVEKYQIMYQQSVESPDEFWREQSSIVDWYKAPTIIKNTNFSKDNLYIKWFEDGLLNVSYNCIDRHLAKQAQQTAIIWEGDSPETDQNISYQQLHDEVCRLANGLKNLGIAKGDRVAIYMPMVPEAAYAMLACTRIGAVHSIVFAGFSPNAIADRINDCDAKVVITADEGRRGGKTVPLKLNVDEALKNNRCPSIKHNIVFQNTYAEVAFNPQDLWWHELVADCTTECTPTEMNAEDPLFILYTSGSTGTPKGVVHTTGGYLVYAALTHKYVFDYHPGEIYWCAADVGWITGHSYMVYGPLANGATTLLFEGVPTYPDVRRICQIVDKHKVNILYTAPTAIRALMAHGDYPADGTHCNSLRLLGSVGEPINPQAWQWYYETIGKSRCPIVDTWWQTETGGIMITPLPSVTALKPGAASMPFFGIQPAVVDKNGEELLLAAEGNLVIRDSWPGQGRTVYGDHQRFIQTYFSTYENQYFTGDGCRRDDDGYYWITGRVDDVLNVSGHRLGTAEIESALVSHPAVAEAAVVGYSHDIKGQGIYVFVSPVEGQSFNDELTIELKNWVRKELSPIATPDIIQWTQDLPKTRSGKIMRRILRKIAANEYEQLGDISTLADPSVVESLIANRLNR is encoded by the coding sequence ATGACTAAAATGCTCTATCCCGTGCCAGAACAAGCGAAGCAAGATTCTTTTTTAAGTGTTGAAAAATACCAAATAATGTATCAACAATCGGTTGAATCTCCTGACGAATTTTGGCGTGAACAATCGTCTATTGTTGACTGGTATAAAGCCCCCACTATTATCAAAAACACTAATTTTTCTAAAGATAATTTGTACATCAAATGGTTCGAAGATGGGCTATTAAATGTCAGCTACAACTGTATCGATAGACATTTAGCCAAACAAGCACAACAAACCGCTATTATCTGGGAAGGCGACTCTCCCGAGACCGACCAAAATATAAGCTACCAACAGTTACATGATGAAGTGTGCCGGTTAGCCAATGGCTTAAAAAATCTAGGGATAGCTAAAGGTGATCGTGTGGCTATTTACATGCCAATGGTGCCCGAAGCAGCTTATGCCATGTTAGCTTGTACTAGAATTGGAGCCGTTCACTCTATTGTTTTTGCGGGCTTTTCACCCAATGCGATAGCCGACCGTATTAACGACTGCGATGCAAAAGTTGTGATTACCGCTGACGAAGGCCGTCGTGGTGGCAAAACAGTCCCCTTAAAGCTCAATGTCGATGAAGCCTTAAAAAATAACCGCTGTCCAAGTATTAAACACAACATAGTGTTTCAAAATACGTATGCTGAAGTAGCATTTAACCCACAAGACTTGTGGTGGCACGAGTTGGTTGCCGATTGTACGACAGAATGCACGCCAACTGAAATGAATGCGGAAGACCCATTATTCATTCTCTACACTTCTGGCTCTACAGGCACGCCAAAAGGTGTGGTGCATACCACTGGTGGTTATCTGGTATATGCCGCGTTGACTCACAAATACGTTTTCGACTACCATCCCGGCGAAATATACTGGTGTGCAGCAGATGTGGGCTGGATCACAGGCCACAGTTATATGGTGTATGGACCATTGGCAAATGGTGCTACTACGTTATTATTTGAAGGGGTACCCACTTACCCTGATGTAAGACGAATTTGCCAAATAGTAGACAAACATAAAGTCAATATTCTTTATACTGCGCCTACTGCCATCCGGGCATTAATGGCCCACGGTGATTATCCAGCAGATGGTACTCACTGTAATTCACTTCGACTATTAGGCTCGGTAGGCGAGCCAATTAATCCCCAAGCCTGGCAGTGGTACTATGAAACCATTGGTAAAAGTCGCTGCCCCATTGTCGATACATGGTGGCAAACCGAAACTGGTGGCATCATGATCACACCATTGCCAAGTGTCACTGCTTTAAAACCCGGCGCCGCCAGTATGCCATTTTTTGGTATCCAACCTGCTGTAGTCGACAAGAATGGAGAAGAGTTATTATTAGCGGCAGAAGGTAACCTGGTGATCCGCGATAGTTGGCCAGGCCAAGGTAGAACAGTTTATGGTGATCATCAGCGATTTATCCAGACCTATTTTAGTACCTACGAAAATCAATATTTTACCGGTGATGGCTGTCGCAGAGATGACGATGGTTACTATTGGATAACGGGTAGAGTTGATGATGTACTTAATGTCTCAGGTCATCGTTTAGGCACCGCCGAAATAGAAAGTGCGCTGGTATCTCATCCTGCTGTAGCTGAAGCTGCTGTTGTGGGTTACTCACACGACATAAAAGGCCAAGGTATTTATGTTTTCGTTAGCCCTGTTGAAGGCCAAAGCTTCAATGATGAGCTCACAATAGAACTAAAAAACTGGGTACGCAAAGAACTAAGCCCTATCGCGACCCCAGATATTATTCAATGGACCCAAGATCTTCCTAAAACACGATCAGGTAAAATCATGCGCAGGATATTACGTAAAATTGCCGCCAATGAATATGAGCAACTAGGTGATATCTCGACTCTAGCTGATCCCAGTGTGGTAGAAAGTTTGATAGCCAACAGATTGAACCGCTAA